A DNA window from Brassica napus cultivar Da-Ae chromosome A4, Da-Ae, whole genome shotgun sequence contains the following coding sequences:
- the LOC106452194 gene encoding ubiquitin-conjugating enzyme E2 6: MASPSKRREMDMMKLMMSDYKVDTINDDLQMFYVTFHGPTDSLYEGGVWKIKVELPEAYPYKSPSVGFVNKIYHPNVDESSGAVCLDVINQTWSPMFDLINVFESFLPQLLLYPNPSDPFNGEAASLLMRDRAAYEKKVKEYCKAYAKPEDIGAPEEISSDDDDDEDDSMSERGSDSDDNDEIAGKADP, encoded by the exons ATGGCTTCACCGAGCAAACGCCGAGAGATGGACATGATGAAATT GATGATGAGTGATTACAAGGTGGATACAATCAACGACGATTTGCAGATGTTCTACGTCACTTTCCATGGCCCCACTGACA GTCTATATGAGGGAGGTGTATGGAAGATCAAAGTCGAACTTCCTGAAGCTTACCCTTACAAATCTCCTTCTGTTGGTTTCGTTAACAAGATCTATCACCCCAATGTTGATGAATC TTCGGGCGCAGTTTGCTTAGATGTAATAAACCAGACATGGAGCCCAATGTTtg ATCTTATCAATGTCTTCGAGTCATTCCTTCCGCAACTGCTTCTATATCCAAACCCTTCTGATCCATTCAACGGAGAAGCTGCCTCTCTCTTGATGCGAGACCGTGCAGCCTATGAGAAGAAAGTCAAAG AGTATTGCAAGGCATATGCTAAACCAGAGGACATAGGAGCACCTGAGGAGATCTCAAgtgatgatgacgatgatgaagatgatagcATGAGCGAGCGTGGTTCAGACTCTGATGACAACGATGAAATTGCTGGAAAAGCCGATCCTTGA